GGATCCTCCGCAGCGGGAACCCGGTGGCGAGGGCCGACTACGCCGGGTCCGTCACGCGCGAGTTCCTGACGCTGTTCGCCTGGAACGTGGGCGTCTCGCTGGTCGCCGTCGGGGCGAACGCCTTCCGGTCGGTGAACACGCCGCTCGGCTACGTCGTCGAAGTCGTTCAGGCGCCGCAGTACGGCGCTGTCTGGGGAACGGGCTCGCTCGCCGTCGGCGGCGATGGGCGGATCGCACCGTCGCTGTCCGTCCTCGCCGAGCGGAGCGGGCCCATGGAGATCACGGCGATGGTCGCCATCGTGGTCGCGACTCGTGGGGTCATGATCTGGCACCAGGAGTCGGGCCCCCGCTGGCGGGAGCCGTTCGACCGGGTCCGCTCCCCGCGGGAGTGGTCGCCGACGCGGCGCGAGTGGGCGCTGCTGGTCGGCGGGTACCTCCTGCTCGCCGCCGCGAACTACCGGGAAGCCCTGGCGATCGCCCGCCTCGCCGGCTGACGGGACGGATCGGCCCTCTCTGTGACGTGCGGTGATCCGCCCTCTTCGAGACGGGATCTCCGGACTCACGACGGTAGCGCATTCAGAACGTGGGTCCGGAGCGCGTCGCTGGCGAGCGCGCCCGTGACGTGGCCCTTGTCGATCACGGTCAGCGTCATCCCCGCGTAGCTCGGTCGCTGTCGGTCGTACTCCACGATACGGTCGTGCCGCGCGAGTAGCGGCGAGCAGTCGTCGGCCGCCACGTCGCGGAACGCCGTCCCGAAGTCGAGGCGTTCGCGGAGGGCGGACGGCTGCCCGAGCGCCGCGTCGGCGACCAGATGGCGATACGCGGAGTGGACGAACAGGTCACCGAACGCGGCGCCGGCGAGCAGCGGCACGTAGCGGTCTGCGGTGTCGAAGCAGGCGCGGTGGAGGTTGGCGGCGAACCCCCCGAGGCTCGTCCCCGCGAGGACGACGGGTCGGTCCGTCCGCTCCTGCGCCCGCTGCGTAATCGCCTCGAAGAGGGCCGTCGACGCGGCGACCATCCCGACAAAGCTCGAGAGGTCACCCATCGCTCGGACGTACTCGGCGGCGGACCCGCCGTGGAACGGCGCCCGCACGGCCACGACGTTGACCGGGAGGTCGTCGTCGGTCGCGACGAACAGGCCCCGGAACGAGTTCGAACCGAACCGCCCGAAGTCGAACGGTCGCTCGCCGCTGCCGTGGTGGTAGACGACGGTCGGGTAGTCGGGGCCCAGCCACTGCCAGGGCATGTACGCGGCCTCGAACGACCCGACAGGGGTGTCGACTGCGACCTCGTGCCGACCGGCGACGGCGACGTCGTCCACGGTGGCCTCGGCGTCGGTCGCGGCGTCGACGAGCGGCGGCGCGTCGACGGACCGGCCGAAGAGCTTCCCCTCCCGGACGAGCAGCCTGCTGAGTCGGACGGTCCCCACGTCGACGAGTTCGTGTCTGTTCATGGTGCCTCGCTACCGACGGTAGGCGTCGCTCACTGTTCCCGGTTTCCCCGGCCTCGCTCAGTCCCGGTAGCCGAGCAGCCGGAGCCCGTTCAGCGAGACGAGCACGGTCGACCCCTCGTGCCCGACGACAGCGAGCGGCAGCGGGATCCCCCGCAGGAGGATCGTGCCCACCATGAGCACGATCGCGCCGAAGGCGATGGCGAGGTTGACCGAGAGCGTCCGGCGCGTCCTGCGACCCAGCCCGAGCACGTACGGGATCTTGCTGATGTCGTCGCCCATCAGCACGACGTCCGCCGTCTCCAGCGCGACGTCGGTGCCGGCGCCCCCCATCGCGACGCCGAGCGTCGCGGTCGCGAGCGCCGGCGCGTCGTTGACGCCGTCGCCGACCATGGCCACGTTCTCGTAGCGGTCGACCAGCGCCTCGACCGCGTCGACCTTCTCCTCGGGCAGCAGTTCCGCCTGCACCTCGTCGATACCGACCTCGTCGGCGATCCGGCGCGCGACGCGCTCGTTGTCGCCCGTGAGCATGACGACGTGCTCGACGCCGATCTCGCGGAGCTCGGCGACCATCTCCGCCGCGCCGGGTCGCACCGTGTCGGTGAAGGCGAGCCAGCCGAGGACGACCGTCCCGTCGTCTGACTCGCGGACGACGAGCACGGCCGTCTTTCCGTCCGCTTCCAGATCGACCAGCCTGTCCAGTCCGTCGTCCAGCCCGTCGACGGCCGCGTCCCCGAGGAACGTTTCGACGTAACTGCGGTTCCCGATGTGGATCGCCTCGCCGCCGACGGTCGCGCGGACGCCCTTGCCGGCGGCCGCCTGGAACCCGTCGGCCTCCGGGACGTCGAGCGCCCGTTCGTCGGCGGCCTCGACGGTCGCCTCGGCCAGGTGGTGCTCAGATCGGGCCTGGACGGCGGCCGCGAGACGGAGGAGCCGGTCCTCGGTGAGGGAGTCGCTCGCTGCGCCGGCCTCGTCGCGGACGATCACGTCGGTCAGTTGCGTGTCTCCCTCGGTGAGCGTCCCCGTCTTGTCGAACGCGACGGCGTCGATCTCCGCCGCCGTCTCGACGTGCTCCCCGCCCTTGAACAGGACACCCTGTCGCCCGCCAGACGCGATGGCCGAGAGCACCGCCGCCGGCGTCGAGATGATGACCGCGCACGGCGACGCCGCGACCATGAGCGTCATGGCCCGGTAGAACGTGGGCGAGAACTCGGCGCCCAGCAGCATCGGGACGGCGACGGCCGCCGCCGTGAGCGCGAACACGCCCAGTACGTACGGCTGTTCGAGCCGGTCGATGAGCCGCTGCGTGGGCGCCTTCTCGCTCTGGGCCTCCTCGACCATGTGGATGAGCCTGGTGATGGCCGACTCGTGTGCCTCGCGGGTCACCTCGATCTCGAGGCTCCCGCTCTCGTTGATCGTCCCGCCGAAGACCTCGTCCCCGGGCGCCTTCGCCACGGGTACGGACTCGCCGGTGAGCGAGGCCTGGTCGACCGTGCTCTCGCCGTCGACGACGGCCCCGTCGAGCGGGATGCGGTCGCCCGGACGGACGACGAACACGTCGCCGACCTCGACCTGGTCGATGGGAACGGCGACCTCCTCGCCGTCGCGCAGCACCCGCGCCGACTCCGGGCGCATCTCTATGAGTGAGCGGATCGCGCGCCGCGACCGCCCGATGGCGTAGTGCTGGAGCGTGTTCGACAGCGAGAACAGAAAGAGGAGCATCGCTCCCTCGAACGGCGCCCCGATCAGGAGCGCCCCGACCGCCGCGACGATCATCAGCAGGTCGATGTCCACCGCGCGGTGCCGGAGCGTCTCGACGGCGCCCTGCAGCCCGTACCACCCGCCGAAGACGTACGCGCCGCCGTAAGCGACCCACCTGACCGACGCGGGAGCGTCCAGCCAGCCGGCCACCAGCCCGCCGACCATCCCGAGCAGCGTGAGTCCGACGAACGCCGCCTCGACGCGTAGCTCCGAGTGGGTTCGCGCCTCGTCCGGGTCCTCCTCCTCGAGCGTAGCGCCACCGTCGCGGACCGCACGCCTGAGTTCGTCCTCCGAGACCACGCTCTCGTCGTAGGAGATCCGCACGCTCCCGGTCTGGAACGAGACGTCGACGTCGTGCACCCCGGCCACGTCCGCCAGGCGCCGCTCGAGCGACACCGCGCCGGACTCTCCCCGGCCGCCGCGCCGCTCGATGGACAGCGTACACGTCGAGCGCTGAACTGGTTCGGCCGTCGTCACGGGAGGATCACCGCGTAATCCCGCAGTCGGCGTCCGTCTGGATTGTTCTCCACGGTTCGTCTCTCCCTACGCCCAGCGCCGGCAAGAAGGAACCGACTGTTCTCGGTCACCGGGGTCCGGAAGGGGCTATCACCTATAAGGACCAGACGCGTCGTACCCCTACCATGCAGATCGGTCTCACGGTGGGCGACTCGACCGAGCGGCTGGCGGCCACCGCTGCGGAGTTCGCGTTCGCCGAACTCTCGATCGGGGAATCGGCGTACGGGCCCGGCGACGCGGACGACGAACTGCGCGACGCGCTCGACGCCAGCGACGCGGATCTGTGCGTCCACCTCCCGTTCGACCAGGTCGTCTCGACGCCGGTGACACAGCTCAACGACGCGATCGTCGACTACCAGACAGAACTGCTCGACTGGGCGGGCTCGGTCGGCGCGCGGAAGGCGGTGCTCCACGCGACGATGCGAAACCCGCACGATACCGATCAGCGCCCGACCTTCGCCGACCAGCTCTCGGCGATCGCGGCCGCGGGCGACGACGCCGGCGTCGAGGTCGTCGTCGAGAACGTCGGCCATCAGGCCCGCGGGCTCCCCCTCTCCGTCCTCGGGGACATCGCCGAGGAGACTGGGACAGCCGTCTGTTTCGACGTGGGCCACGCGTACATGGAGGACGGGAACGACGCGATCGACCGGTTCCTGGGCGGCCACGCCGACCGCGTCTCGCACCTCCACGTCCACGACGTCCGGGGCCGCGGCGACACGCACCTCCCGCTCGGCGCGGGCGAGGTCGACTACGGGGTCGTCGCCGAGCATCTGTCGGGCTTCGACGGGACCGTCGCCATCGAGGTGTTCACCGACGACGTCCCGCTACTGGAAGACTCCGCCCGTCGGGTTCGAGACCACCTCGACGGCGGTGCCTGATCGAGCGTCGCGACGACTGCGTTCGTGCGCGTCGTGGTCTCCTCTTTCTCGTTGGGAATACTATTCCTAACGGGAATATGTACTGTACAGCCACCCGTTCGGGGAATTCGCTGAATCCGCCGACACGTGGCAGCTGATGATCGCTTCGAGGAGACCGCGGGTGTCCAGGGTCGTTTTCCGGGAGGCCCGCTCCCGCTGCCGGAGCCACTGCAGTCGATCGGTGTTCGAAGACGCCGCGAAGTCACGCGGTGACCGGCAGGCACGGACGCTCCCGGAAACGACGGCCAGTTTCAGTACTATTCGTGGGCTGTTCGGGCCGAAACGACCGGAGAAAAGCCGTAGAGCGCCGTCCGCACGGCACTCCGAACCGTAGTAGTCGCGGACGCCTACGCGACACTGACGACCGGCTCCATGTCGTGGGGAAGCCGCATCAGGTTCCACACGGGCGAGCGCTGCGCCCCGTCGGCGAGAATCTGGGCGTCCTCGTCCGTGAGCCCGTCGCCGGCGACCTCGATCTCGACGCGGACGTCGTCGAAGGTCTCGTCCGATCGGTCGACGTCGTGGATCGTGAAGACCACGCGCGGATCGAAGTCGAGTCGGACGGTCGTCTCGAGGTCGTCCAGTTCGATCTCGTTGGCGAGCGCCGTGACGCCGACGGCCACGTTCACGCACGCGGCCAGGGCCGCGAGGGCGACCTCGATCGGTTCCATCCGGTCGGTCGGATCGACGAAGCCGGTCGCCTCCTCCACCTCCTTCCACGCGCCCATCGGGAGCGTGTACTCGCGGGTCTCGCGTTCGATCTCGTCGCCGCCGAGCGAGTACGCGTCTATCTTCGCCAGACTGTGGAAGAGCCGCCCCTCGTAGGGAGCGCGGGCTCCGAGTTCGAACTGCACGTCCTCGGGGTTCTCGGTCGCGTACTCGACGAACTCGTGGAACTCGTCGAGGTCGACGCCTTGCTTTACGTTCTCTCTGTGTTGGGTAGTTGCCATCGTTGGGCCTCCTGATCCGGAACCGAACCGTCCCCGGCCTGACAATAAAGACCCCGAACAGGTGGCTTGGCTCGAATCGATTTCTAGTTGGTTGATCGTGCTATTAGCCGTTGTCGCCGGTTCTGACACCCTTGAAGCCTCGGTTCGAGTCACACGCCCGCAGATACGCGTCTGCTGTTGTACGAACCCTCTCCACTGAACGGCAAATTGTGCATCGTACGTCCGACCGAGACGGCAGGTACTGACGAGGACGTCCTCCACGACGGGAATCCTCGCGAGATATATTATGCTTCAGCAATACTTCCCAGTATGGAGACCGACTTCCAGTCCCGGACGGCTATCGTCACCGGCGCGGCGTCGGGTATCGGACGAGCGACCGCGGAGCGGTTCGCAGCGGAGGGTGCGAACGTCGTCGTCAGCGACGTCGACGCCGACGGCGGCCGCGAGACCGTCGACCGAATCGAGGCGGACGGCGGCACGGCCGCCTTCGTCGAGACGGACGTGAGTGACGCGGATGACGTCGAGGCGATGGTCGCCGAGGCCGTCGACGCCTACGGCGGTCTCGACGTCGCCGTCAACAACGCCGGCATCGAGGGCGAGACTGATCCCCTCGCGGAGGTGTCAGAGGACGCCTGGGACAGGGTCGTCGACATCAATCTAAAGGGCGTCTGGCTGTGTCTGAAACACGAACTCCCCGAACTTGTCGACGGCGGCGGCGCCGTCGTAAACGTCTCCTCGATCGCGGGCCTCGTCTCCGCCGGCGGCGTCCCGTACGTCGCTAGCAAACACGGGCTCGTCGGGCTGACGCGCGTCGCCGCGACGCAGTACGCGGCCGATGACGTTCGGGTCAACGCGGTCTGTCCCGGCGTCATCGACACGCCCATGGTCGATCGGGCTGGCGACGCCGATCCCGAGGCGATCGAGCAGTTCGTCGGGATGCAGCCCCTCGGACGGATGGGCACGCCAGAGGAGGTCGCGAACGCCATCGTCTGGCTCTGCTCCGACGAGGCGTCGTTCGTCACGGGATCCGCGTATCCCGTCGACGGCGGGTACCTGGCGCAGTAGCCGTGTGCTCCGCCGGGCGGCGGCGAGCCTTCACGTCGGTGCAGGAGAGACGATCAGTATGGGATCCAGCCCCGTTCGCCGCTCACTGGTCGGACTCGGTCTGCTCGCCAGCGCCGTCGCAGTCGGGAAGGTCCGCCTCGACCGTTCGACGGCGCGTCGAGTTGCCGTGGTGACCTCGGCCGCCGCCACCGAGCCACACTCGGACCGGACCTTCGAACCCGACGCCGTCGCCCACCTCCCCGACCCGGTCCGGCGCTACTTCGAGACGGTGCTCGAGGCGGGACGGACGTCCGTCGCCTCGGTGCGACTGGAGCAGCGCGGCGAGTTCAGGCTCGGCGGCCGATCGGGCTCGTGGAAGCCGATGCGTGCGACCCAGCACTACGGCGTCGATCCGCCGGGATTCGTCTGGGACGCGACGATCGACGTCGCTCCGCTGGTTCCCGTCCGCGTCGTCGACGCCTACGAGCGTGGTCATGGATCGCTACGTGCGTGTCTCCTCTCGACGATTCCCGTCGCCGACGCCGACCCCGGGCCGGAGATGAACGAGGCGGAACTCCAGC
This region of Halomicrobium urmianum genomic DNA includes:
- a CDS encoding heavy metal translocating P-type ATPase; the encoded protein is MTTAEPVQRSTCTLSIERRGGRGESGAVSLERRLADVAGVHDVDVSFQTGSVRISYDESVVSEDELRRAVRDGGATLEEEDPDEARTHSELRVEAAFVGLTLLGMVGGLVAGWLDAPASVRWVAYGGAYVFGGWYGLQGAVETLRHRAVDIDLLMIVAAVGALLIGAPFEGAMLLFLFSLSNTLQHYAIGRSRRAIRSLIEMRPESARVLRDGEEVAVPIDQVEVGDVFVVRPGDRIPLDGAVVDGESTVDQASLTGESVPVAKAPGDEVFGGTINESGSLEIEVTREAHESAITRLIHMVEEAQSEKAPTQRLIDRLEQPYVLGVFALTAAAVAVPMLLGAEFSPTFYRAMTLMVAASPCAVIISTPAAVLSAIASGGRQGVLFKGGEHVETAAEIDAVAFDKTGTLTEGDTQLTDVIVRDEAGAASDSLTEDRLLRLAAAVQARSEHHLAEATVEAADERALDVPEADGFQAAAGKGVRATVGGEAIHIGNRSYVETFLGDAAVDGLDDGLDRLVDLEADGKTAVLVVRESDDGTVVLGWLAFTDTVRPGAAEMVAELREIGVEHVVMLTGDNERVARRIADEVGIDEVQAELLPEEKVDAVEALVDRYENVAMVGDGVNDAPALATATLGVAMGGAGTDVALETADVVLMGDDISKIPYVLGLGRRTRRTLSVNLAIAFGAIVLMVGTILLRGIPLPLAVVGHEGSTVLVSLNGLRLLGYRD
- a CDS encoding sugar phosphate isomerase/epimerase family protein codes for the protein MQIGLTVGDSTERLAATAAEFAFAELSIGESAYGPGDADDELRDALDASDADLCVHLPFDQVVSTPVTQLNDAIVDYQTELLDWAGSVGARKAVLHATMRNPHDTDQRPTFADQLSAIAAAGDDAGVEVVVENVGHQARGLPLSVLGDIAEETGTAVCFDVGHAYMEDGNDAIDRFLGGHADRVSHLHVHDVRGRGDTHLPLGAGEVDYGVVAEHLSGFDGTVAIEVFTDDVPLLEDSARRVRDHLDGGA
- a CDS encoding OsmC family protein translates to MATTQHRENVKQGVDLDEFHEFVEYATENPEDVQFELGARAPYEGRLFHSLAKIDAYSLGGDEIERETREYTLPMGAWKEVEEATGFVDPTDRMEPIEVALAALAACVNVAVGVTALANEIELDDLETTVRLDFDPRVVFTIHDVDRSDETFDDVRVEIEVAGDGLTDEDAQILADGAQRSPVWNLMRLPHDMEPVVSVA
- a CDS encoding SDR family oxidoreductase — its product is METDFQSRTAIVTGAASGIGRATAERFAAEGANVVVSDVDADGGRETVDRIEADGGTAAFVETDVSDADDVEAMVAEAVDAYGGLDVAVNNAGIEGETDPLAEVSEDAWDRVVDINLKGVWLCLKHELPELVDGGGAVVNVSSIAGLVSAGGVPYVASKHGLVGLTRVAATQYAADDVRVNAVCPGVIDTPMVDRAGDADPEAIEQFVGMQPLGRMGTPEEVANAIVWLCSDEASFVTGSAYPVDGGYLAQ
- a CDS encoding DUF6544 family protein produces the protein MGSSPVRRSLVGLGLLASAVAVGKVRLDRSTARRVAVVTSAAATEPHSDRTFEPDAVAHLPDPVRRYFETVLEAGRTSVASVRLEQRGEFRLGGRSGSWKPMRATQHYGVDPPGFVWDATIDVAPLVPVRVVDAYERGHGSLRACLLSTIPVADADPGPEMNEAELQRYLAEAVWFPTALLPGAGVEWAAVDDRSARATLRDRGTTASLVFHFDDDGLVERVTAAERYRQEDDDYAPWTGRFGDYQRIDGRLIPTEASVEWNLPDGNLPYWRAVVTTVEHQTG